One window from the genome of bacterium encodes:
- a CDS encoding tetratricopeptide repeat protein, which produces MKKSISFLILILPLLGLSIFTQYQVERRFEFPLPSIVEIKPSSFIYFWGSLLGLRRLSSDLAWIRLLQYYGTLEKEEHVHHLDHCERGEYEELLPMCQEVVRFDPYFHYAYLFGGGCLAFNHQRYDEAIELLQEGVKNNPKFWRFRLYIAAIVYTKTKEYDKVVPLLEEAIRYRDCPEVVKIFLANIYKAKGEYVKAIAIWENILATSRDEWTRSAAESHLKEMEIPR; this is translated from the coding sequence ATGAAGAAATCTATTTCTTTCCTTATTCTGATTTTGCCTCTCTTGGGCTTATCTATTTTCACTCAGTACCAGGTTGAGAGGAGATTTGAATTTCCTCTGCCATCGATAGTAGAGATTAAGCCTTCTTCTTTTATCTATTTCTGGGGGAGCTTGCTCGGTCTTCGTCGACTTTCTTCCGATTTAGCCTGGATAAGACTCCTGCAGTATTACGGGACTTTAGAAAAAGAGGAACACGTTCACCACCTGGACCATTGTGAGAGAGGGGAGTATGAGGAGCTACTTCCCATGTGTCAGGAGGTGGTTCGGTTTGACCCTTATTTCCATTATGCGTATCTATTCGGTGGTGGCTGTCTTGCCTTTAATCACCAGCGATACGATGAGGCCATCGAGCTTCTTCAAGAAGGAGTCAAAAATAATCCTAAATTCTGGAGATTCCGTCTTTACATAGCAGCAATTGTTTATACTAAGACCAAAGAGTATGATAAAGTTGTTCCTCTTCTGGAGGAGGCGATTAGATACAGAGACTGCCCGGAAGTAGTTAAGATTTTTCTCGCCAATATCTATAAGGCTAAAGGAGAATATGTAAAAGCAATAGCTATCTGGGAAAATATTCTTGCTACCAGCAGGGATGAGTGGACGAGATCAGCAGCAGAAAGTCATCTAAAAGAGATGGAAATTCCCCGTTAG
- a CDS encoding prepilin peptidase, with protein MGFGSFANVCIYRLPRGESIIRPGSHCPKCGKQIKWYDNIPLISYALLGGRCRYCGEKISLQYPLIELITAFLFLLTYQKFQGAPVTMVIFLLLVLSLIIVSTIDLQTYTIPNRFTYSLIILGLFSSPFNSFLREYNGIIISSSKQLSLIVSSFLGLLVGGGILYLIALLGRKMFKREAMGGGDIKLISGVGAFLGAGNVLWVIFLASLLGAVTGGALRITGKYKKFQEIAFGTYISLGTVLVFLFQPGLNRIYLNLISICK; from the coding sequence TTGGGATTTGGCAGTTTTGCCAATGTGTGCATCTATCGCCTACCCCGAGGAGAGTCGATAATCCGGCCAGGCTCGCACTGTCCTAAGTGTGGAAAGCAAATTAAGTGGTATGACAATATACCATTAATAAGTTATGCTCTTCTCGGAGGAAGATGTCGTTACTGTGGGGAAAAGATATCTCTCCAGTATCCTTTGATAGAGCTAATAACGGCATTTCTCTTCCTTCTTACCTATCAGAAGTTTCAAGGCGCCCCTGTCACAATGGTAATTTTCCTTCTTTTAGTATTGTCCTTGATTATCGTTTCTACAATAGACCTTCAAACCTATACCATCCCAAATAGATTCACCTATTCATTAATTATTCTCGGCCTGTTTTCTTCACCTTTCAATTCCTTTCTCAGAGAGTATAATGGAATAATAATAAGTAGCTCCAAACAGTTGTCTCTCATTGTCTCTTCTTTTCTGGGACTCCTTGTAGGCGGCGGGATACTCTATTTGATTGCCTTATTAGGGAGAAAGATGTTTAAAAGAGAGGCTATGGGAGGTGGAGATATAAAGTTAATCTCCGGAGTAGGTGCTTTCCTGGGAGCGGGCAATGTACTCTGGGTAATATTTTTAGCAAGTCTCCTGGGTGCGGTAACCGGGGGTGCGTTGAGAATTACTGGTAAATATAAAAAATTTCAGGAAATTGCTTTTGGAACCTATATTTCTTTGGGGACAGTATTGGTTTTTCTGTTCCAGCCAGGACTTAATCGTATTTACCTTAACTTAATTTCTATCT